A region of Chloracidobacterium sp. DNA encodes the following proteins:
- a CDS encoding SDR family oxidoreductase yields the protein MRVLIFGASGMLGHKLYQQLSTDFEVFATIRLGFDSISKFGFFDRKSIVENINVLDIESIRSAIENTKPDIVINAVGVVKQLPASEDVINTLSVNSVCPKRLAVLSSEYHFRLITLSTDCVFDGKKGNYVETDNPDANDLYGISKFLGEQTGDNCLTIRTSIIGRELTTGHSVVEWFLSNRGKNVTGYVNAIYSGFPTIVLAKIVSDIVTKHPELNGVYHVSSDPINKFELLGLLNKYYQANVVIEPFEDFVIDRSLNSLSFRKATDFSPLSWEKMIEQMAADPTPYDKWKK from the coding sequence ATGCGGGTTTTAATATTTGGCGCAAGTGGGATGCTTGGCCACAAACTTTATCAGCAGTTGAGTACCGATTTCGAGGTTTTTGCCACAATCAGATTGGGTTTTGATTCGATCAGCAAGTTCGGTTTCTTTGATAGAAAAAGCATCGTTGAGAATATTAATGTTCTAGACATCGAGTCCATACGCTCAGCAATTGAAAACACGAAACCAGACATTGTTATCAATGCCGTCGGCGTTGTTAAGCAACTTCCGGCATCGGAAGATGTCATCAATACTCTCAGCGTCAATTCTGTTTGTCCTAAACGCTTGGCGGTCTTGTCCAGCGAATATCATTTTCGACTTATCACGTTAAGCACCGACTGTGTCTTTGACGGCAAAAAGGGAAATTACGTCGAAACTGATAATCCTGATGCAAATGATCTTTACGGCATCAGCAAATTTCTCGGTGAACAAACGGGAGACAACTGTCTTACTATCCGCACTTCAATAATTGGAAGAGAATTGACAACGGGTCACAGCGTGGTCGAATGGTTCCTCAGCAATCGCGGCAAAAACGTTACAGGATATGTGAATGCTATCTATTCCGGATTTCCGACGATTGTTCTAGCAAAGATCGTATCCGACATCGTCACTAAACATCCCGAACTCAACGGCGTCTATCACGTTTCCAGTGATCCGATAAATAAGTTCGAGTTACTTGGCCTTTTGAATAAATATTATCAAGCAAATGTTGTGATCGAACCTTTTGAAGATTTTGTCATAGACAGAAGCCTCAATTCACTGTCATTTAGGAAGGCGACCGATTTCTCACCACTCTCCTGGGAAAAGATGATCGAACAGATGGCCGCCGACCCGACTCCCTACGATAAATGGAAAAAGTAA
- a CDS encoding class I SAM-dependent methyltransferase translates to MGNEITSKELGEAYSTLDSTSYYADIEAENREKMATAITHLDSFISKSDSVIDIGTGNGMFVEMLHENGYSDVSAHEIKGSDLSGIADIATHIYQDYDYSAVPSAAFNAATLLDVVEHVPDPAYLIGACSRILKKDGFVYFHTPVVTRTDRVMHFVQKIPGLRKAGIIWQRGRTSVFHLQNYTSEALKRLLTNAGFADIEIEIKNELSWPVRKYVEIYLLERLGLPSSLSPIITPFAYPFLGTNLFNSNKAIVKARKA, encoded by the coding sequence GTGGGGAATGAGATCACCAGCAAAGAATTGGGTGAGGCATATTCTACTCTTGATTCAACAAGTTATTATGCTGATATCGAGGCCGAAAACCGCGAAAAGATGGCGACCGCCATTACCCATCTCGATAGTTTTATTTCAAAGAGCGACAGCGTGATCGACATTGGCACCGGCAATGGAATGTTTGTTGAGATGTTGCACGAAAATGGCTATAGCGATGTTTCTGCCCACGAGATAAAAGGTTCGGATCTCTCGGGGATCGCTGATATTGCCACGCACATTTATCAGGACTACGATTACAGCGCCGTTCCGTCGGCTGCATTTAATGCGGCGACTTTGCTGGACGTGGTCGAGCATGTTCCCGATCCGGCATATTTGATCGGTGCGTGTTCGAGGATCCTAAAAAAGGACGGATTCGTATATTTTCACACGCCGGTCGTAACGCGAACTGATCGTGTAATGCATTTCGTCCAGAAAATTCCCGGCTTACGAAAAGCGGGAATTATTTGGCAACGCGGCAGAACGTCGGTTTTTCATCTTCAGAATTATACGTCGGAAGCATTGAAAAGACTGCTCACAAATGCGGGCTTTGCCGACATCGAGATCGAGATCAAAAACGAACTGTCATGGCCCGTGAGAAAGTACGTGGAAATATACCTGCTCGAAAGACTTGGACTTCCGTCGTCCCTATCACCAATTATCACACCATTCGCGTATCCATTTTTAGGAACAAATCTATTCAATTCCAACAAGGCAATCGTCAAGGCACGAAAAGCCTGA
- a CDS encoding methyltransferase domain-containing protein: MVKSLFRQFMKLVQRVDFIKKHCAGKKVLHLGCANYPYTQDSIDKEMLLHFDLQKIAGELYGFDFDQPGIDVLVANGTKNLYRADLEKLNEVPLNETFDAIVAGEMIEHLNNPGLFLDGIKRFMNADTRLLLTTINAYCGMRFAWYGLRGKGGIQEPVHPDHVAYYSYSTLTVLLKRYSLSVDDFLFYDIGTEHRPHNKWYLNAVNDVCTFFAPQWADGVIAVCRLSD, from the coding sequence GTGGTAAAGTCACTATTTCGGCAGTTTATGAAGCTTGTTCAAAGGGTCGATTTTATTAAGAAACACTGTGCCGGTAAGAAGGTCCTGCATCTTGGCTGCGCCAATTATCCGTACACACAGGACTCGATCGACAAAGAAATGCTCCTGCATTTTGATCTGCAAAAGATCGCAGGCGAATTGTATGGGTTTGATTTTGACCAGCCGGGAATCGATGTTTTGGTAGCCAACGGCACCAAAAACCTATACAGAGCAGATCTCGAAAAACTCAACGAAGTGCCGCTGAACGAAACTTTTGATGCAATTGTTGCGGGCGAAATGATCGAACATTTGAACAACCCCGGTTTGTTCCTTGACGGCATCAAACGCTTTATGAACGCTGACACGCGTCTATTGCTGACGACGATCAACGCCTATTGCGGGATGCGTTTTGCGTGGTACGGTTTGCGCGGGAAAGGAGGCATTCAGGAACCCGTTCATCCCGACCATGTCGCTTATTATTCCTATTCAACGCTTACCGTGCTTTTGAAAAGATATTCGCTCAGCGTCGATGATTTTTTGTTTTATGACATTGGTACCGAGCACCGGCCACATAACAAATGGTATCTGAATGCGGTGAATGATGTTTGTACCTTTTTTGCACCACAATGGGCGGACGGCGTGATCGCAGTTTGTCGATTGTCAGATTAA
- the rfaE1 gene encoding D-glycero-beta-D-manno-heptose-7-phosphate kinase, with product MSILDNFANVKILVVGDIMLDRYWWGSVKRISPEAPVPVVELEKSTFAPGGAANVAANIAGLGATAHLVGVIGADNDADTLVTLLKRKGVESDSLVRIAGRPTSVKTRVIAHSQQVVRVDQETTEDFSDEDHESIWKNIAAVLPDVDAIIVSDYAKGLLLPSLLWRLIDSARSQGKIVLVDPKGKNYSRYAGASLITPNRREAAEACNLNEDMPDLVSIAGNQLLNELDLAMVLITQGEDGMTLFQKDKEPFHLSTAAKETYDVTGAGDTVIASLGVAFGAGLDFVEAARIANLAAGLVVEQVGTTAITRQMLEPAIEKT from the coding sequence ATGAGCATTTTAGATAATTTTGCAAATGTAAAGATTCTCGTGGTTGGCGACATAATGCTCGACCGTTATTGGTGGGGCAGCGTCAAACGCATTTCCCCTGAGGCTCCTGTACCCGTCGTCGAGCTAGAAAAAAGCACTTTCGCTCCGGGCGGTGCCGCCAATGTCGCCGCAAACATCGCCGGACTCGGTGCAACGGCTCACCTTGTCGGGGTGATTGGAGCGGATAATGATGCCGACACGCTTGTAACTTTGCTTAAAAGGAAGGGGGTCGAATCAGATTCGCTTGTACGCATCGCCGGTCGTCCTACTAGCGTTAAAACGCGAGTTATCGCTCACAGCCAACAGGTTGTTCGCGTAGATCAAGAAACTACAGAGGACTTTTCGGATGAAGACCATGAAAGTATTTGGAAAAATATTGCAGCCGTATTACCTGACGTTGACGCTATTATAGTTTCTGATTATGCCAAAGGCTTGTTGTTGCCAAGTCTTTTGTGGCGTTTGATCGATTCCGCTCGTTCGCAAGGAAAAATCGTTCTCGTCGATCCTAAGGGCAAAAACTATTCACGTTACGCTGGAGCATCGCTCATAACACCTAACCGCCGCGAAGCTGCGGAAGCCTGCAATCTTAACGAGGACATGCCCGACCTTGTGTCTATCGCCGGCAATCAGTTGCTGAATGAGTTAGACCTTGCAATGGTTCTGATCACACAGGGCGAAGACGGCATGACGCTGTTTCAAAAAGATAAGGAACCGTTTCATCTGAGTACAGCGGCGAAGGAGACGTATGATGTAACGGGTGCGGGAGATACAGTCATTGCGAGTCTTGGAGTCGCTTTTGGGGCTGGATTGGATTTTGTCGAAGCAGCTCGCATCGCAAATCTTGCTGCCGGTTTGGTCGTAGAACAGGTTGGAACGACTGCGATCACACGCCAAATGTTGGAACCTGCTATTGAGAAGACTTGA
- a CDS encoding glycosyltransferase, giving the protein MNHKILFVDRKPFESVSIERVFDQISKDIPADQFDIESQKMPYGNSPLDILLNLLFFRPKLADIYHITGQIHYMALRLPADKTVLTIHDLVFLHRRTGVRRYVLKKLFLDLPVKRLKFITAISQATKDEIVKYTHCDPGKIRVIENPLVNGLAPEPIKPFDQKRPIILQIGTSANKNVPNLIRALDGVNCRLRIIGRVSANIKEALATSDVQFENVFDLGTKDMIEEYRNADIIAFCSTYEGFGLPIIEAQAMKKPVITSYRSPMKDVAGAGAFLADPNDVIAIRNGLIKIINEPKYREELVLNGTRNILRFSSKSLAAEYLEIYESVLGN; this is encoded by the coding sequence ATGAATCACAAGATCCTCTTTGTCGATAGAAAGCCGTTTGAGTCAGTCAGTATCGAAAGGGTTTTTGACCAAATTTCCAAGGATATTCCGGCCGACCAATTCGACATCGAATCTCAAAAGATGCCATACGGCAACAGTCCGTTAGACATTTTGCTGAATCTGTTGTTCTTTCGACCGAAGTTGGCAGATATTTATCACATAACGGGCCAAATACATTATATGGCCTTACGACTGCCTGCGGACAAGACCGTTCTGACGATCCATGACTTGGTGTTTCTCCATCGGCGAACGGGTGTCAGGCGATATGTTCTAAAAAAGCTATTTCTGGACTTGCCAGTAAAAAGGCTCAAATTTATAACGGCCATTTCACAAGCGACGAAGGATGAAATAGTCAAATACACACATTGTGATCCAGGGAAGATTCGCGTCATCGAAAATCCTCTCGTCAATGGTCTCGCCCCAGAACCGATCAAGCCATTTGATCAAAAACGTCCGATAATCCTGCAGATCGGCACATCCGCAAACAAGAATGTCCCCAATTTGATAAGGGCTCTGGACGGCGTAAATTGCAGACTTCGAATAATAGGGCGAGTGAGTGCTAATATAAAAGAAGCTTTAGCGACCAGCGATGTTCAGTTCGAAAATGTTTTTGACTTAGGGACAAAAGACATGATCGAAGAATATAGAAACGCGGACATTATAGCCTTTTGTTCAACTTATGAGGGATTTGGGCTGCCTATCATAGAGGCTCAGGCGATGAAAAAGCCGGTAATTACAAGCTACCGTTCGCCAATGAAAGATGTGGCGGGAGCCGGCGCGTTTCTCGCAGATCCAAACGATGTGATTGCCATTAGAAATGGTTTGATTAAGATAATTAACGAACCAAAGTATCGTGAGGAATTAGTTTTAAATGGAACTCGAAATATCCTTAGATTTAGTTCAAAGAGCTTGGCGGCAGAGTATTTAGAGATTTACGAATCGGTATTGGGCAATTAA
- the rfaE2 gene encoding D-glycero-beta-D-manno-heptose 1-phosphate adenylyltransferase → MEKIVFTNGCFDILHPGHIDLLSRAKALGTKLIVGINSDASVASIKGHGRPVNSQKERSEVLLGLRSVDEVLVFYELTPENLIKQIKPDVLVKGGDWQESEIIGADFVRSNGGEVFSLPLKDGFSTSNIIKRMEKNTVQQNEGSDPMIASSLNEHIALFKMLHATYEANIAECAELIFQTFQAGKKVLICGNGGSAADAQHIATELVCRYESERKGLPAIALTTDTSALTAIANDFDFERVFARQVEALASDGDLLIAISTSGNSPNIISAVMTARSAGCKILGMTGANGKKLASLCDACFMVPSKRTARIQEAHITIAHIWCEIIDTKFADTK, encoded by the coding sequence ATGGAAAAGATAGTTTTCACCAACGGCTGTTTTGACATTTTGCATCCTGGACATATCGATCTATTGTCGAGGGCAAAAGCTCTTGGAACAAAACTGATAGTTGGCATTAACAGCGATGCGTCCGTGGCGTCGATAAAGGGACATGGAAGGCCGGTCAACAGTCAGAAAGAGCGATCTGAAGTGCTGTTAGGTTTGAGGTCGGTGGACGAGGTTTTGGTTTTTTATGAGTTGACACCAGAGAATTTGATAAAACAGATCAAGCCTGATGTCCTTGTAAAAGGCGGTGACTGGCAGGAATCTGAGATCATCGGTGCAGATTTTGTTCGTTCTAACGGCGGGGAAGTGTTTTCGCTGCCTTTAAAGGACGGATTTTCAACCAGCAATATTATTAAGCGGATGGAAAAGAATACTGTTCAACAAAATGAAGGTAGCGATCCGATGATCGCCAGTTCACTTAATGAGCACATCGCGCTTTTCAAAATGCTGCACGCCACTTATGAAGCGAACATTGCGGAATGCGCTGAGCTTATTTTTCAAACTTTTCAAGCGGGTAAAAAAGTCCTTATTTGTGGAAACGGCGGCAGTGCTGCCGACGCCCAACACATTGCAACTGAGCTCGTCTGCCGTTACGAATCCGAACGTAAGGGGTTGCCAGCGATAGCCTTGACGACCGACACATCAGCACTGACTGCAATAGCTAACGATTTCGATTTCGAACGTGTCTTTGCCCGTCAGGTCGAAGCTCTCGCTTCGGACGGCGACTTGCTTATCGCGATAAGTACAAGCGGCAATTCACCGAATATAATTTCCGCCGTAATGACGGCAAGAAGTGCAGGCTGTAAAATACTTGGCATGACAGGTGCTAACGGCAAGAAATTGGCGTCGCTCTGCGATGCTTGCTTTATGGTTCCGTCGAAACGTACCGCTCGTATTCAAGAAGCGCACATAACTATCGCTCACATCTGGTGCGAGATCATCGACACTAAATTCGCCGATACCAAATGA